The window ATCCTGCATTCCCATAGATGCGACCCGTTTTTCCAGGTTTGCCTTGACCTTGTTTTCATAGCCGGAATATGTATGAATTACAAACCACTTCTTGTCCATAAAGACAAGGGACCTTGCGGCCCCCACCTCCTTGGTACGTTTCTTGGTTCAAAAACCGATCTCAGAGAATCAGTTCAAGGATGCGGCTGAAAATCGAATCCGCAATCCAAATAAGCAATGCCACAAATGTTACAGAACTCAAAACAACCGCAGTATAAATAATAATTTCCGATCGGTTGGGCCAGTGTACTTTTTTCAGTTCACCCCAGACACTCTGAAAAAACCGGATGGTTTCCTGGAAGAATTTCCGTTTCGCCTTATCCCTGACTTCCTTTGCCCGGGGCGAACGACCCTCCTTCGGTGGATGCTCCTTGCCTTTTACAGGCCTCTTTTTTGCTTCCTTTTCCTGGGTTTGATTTCCGCGCGGCTTGACAAGCCTTAAAAACGCTCCCGCTTTCCGCTGCGGTACAGCTTCCCCATTCTGCTCGGTTTTAGCCTTTTCCGGTTCAGCTTTACCCTTTTCAGACCGAATCTTCCCGCTCTTCCGCGCTTTTACCGCTCCGGCCTTTTTTCCCATCTGGCCCTCACATCCTTTTTTTGCTCTCATCCACTGTAAACTACCCCTCCTTCACGGGAAAAGCTTCCCGGTTCGCCGGGTAGATCTTTTAATTACTTCGTCTCCCGGTGGACGGTATGTGTTTTACAAACCGGACAGTACTTCTTAAACTCCAGACGTTCGGGGTTCTTTTTCTTATTTTTTTCTGTTGTATAATTACGGTTCTTGCACTCCGTGCATGCCAGCGTAATCCCAACTCGCAATGGTGCCACCTCCTATGCCCGCTACACGCAAAAACAAGAAATAAATTAACTGCTCCAAACAGGAACGAATTAGGGAGATACCG of the Bacillota bacterium genome contains:
- the secE gene encoding preprotein translocase subunit SecE, whose amino-acid sequence is MGKKAGAVKARKSGKIRSEKGKAEPEKAKTEQNGEAVPQRKAGAFLRLVKPRGNQTQEKEAKKRPVKGKEHPPKEGRSPRAKEVRDKAKRKFFQETIRFFQSVWGELKKVHWPNRSEIIIYTAVVLSSVTFVALLIWIADSIFSRILELIL
- the rpmG gene encoding 50S ribosomal protein L33; the encoded protein is MRVGITLACTECKNRNYTTEKNKKKNPERLEFKKYCPVCKTHTVHRETK